The Heyndrickxia acidicola sequence CGAACCCACTGATACTGTTAGGCTTTTCCAATGTTTCAATTCCATGCATTTTAAGCCACTCTAGGGTCTTATGATAATCTTTTACCCGCAGCGCAAAGTGGCCTTCATCACTGTTAAGGCTTTTGTCTTCACGAAATGTTTCTGCGTTAGGATAGACAATAAGGTGAAGCTGCTGATTAGGGGTAACCTCGTACCAAGCCCCAGAAATGTCAAAATTGGGCCGCTTAATTTCTTTTAAACAGAGAATGCTGCTATAAAATTGTTTTGCTTTCTCAAGATTTCTTACCGTCAAGCTTACATGATGCAATGACTCTATTTCTATCATTTTTAACAACTCCTTAATTGAAAACTATTTGAAGTATACTAATTTTACCATAAAGCAGGCATAATGCTATTAAGCATAATCTGTGTTTTATAACTACTAAAAGTGAATAATGAAATATTTCCATGAAATAACTAGCACAAATTAGAATATCATTCATAGACTATTAGAAAGCATATACGAAAAGAGTGAAAAAATATGGAAAAATTTTATTGCGAACACTGCAGAACTTTAACGGATAAAGCTGGAAAATGTGA is a genomic window containing:
- a CDS encoding VOC family protein, which codes for MIEIESLHHVSLTVRNLEKAKQFYSSILCLKEIKRPNFDISGAWYEVTPNQQLHLIVYPNAETFREDKSLNSDEGHFALRVKDYHKTLEWLKMHGIETLEKPNSISGFAQIYCADPDGNLIELNVDQKDLKA